The Ooceraea biroi isolate clonal line C1 chromosome 1, Obir_v5.4, whole genome shotgun sequence genome has a window encoding:
- the LOC105277781 gene encoding cytadherence high molecular weight protein 2 isoform X1 — translation MSAVQDEDERRRRSLEAGRELLEKYKARRSTKGKGTCMDQSVEQSDDESLHNEKAMSHKESVANEGISSRDITHSSVSISEGEADADLDGLAGRVAELEELLQGKEAIVGALNAEIDHLRAEASSPNSSQSHNSSTHGREVISLYHIKLQEFERAVNQRDNLIEHLTASLEQALSARDTVTAQLNALNLVQLNNPVINNVNLQQKIDVLETTMSDQKALICRLNAQLTDIRKHVQTLEMERETRNAEINDYKMQIDNLNEQIRFGAAEKNLNIDETLEQQKQYEARVDKIKQDMQHILNKFTTVTNANAMRHQHELKDLTFKNEAEIANIKTKHEECTKVLKDENKTLADRLNKELPDLESRHAKELSVFQTQLAYYKETVETLKVELTSHADAQRIAQSEVQLYKSKFDEVRLEAENERRMQSLHFQREKELLNEQIKLHKIQLEEITSKHIATMSILESKESIERSLDQALTNAASLRQQNDALKFKLDDLSSRYSTAQSILENSQLYDQASSGRIHELERSSSRFDATSMSTNSELAETMYKTFDEEVIQHQMMKRELDEKTELEKLLVDRIHAIEEDLLKARDELEESNLAKEAYEKQLKDMKNTCDKLQQEVNSLREPSCATPRDASAREYPDDASANDEGDLAQRLKDHQEIESLKLLVEEKETENASLKKDLTEMTEKARRLETNCNQLKDGLAQAWAQCAEFEEKLNQTLEMSDNSKVNASYLNSTSSNVHPKTNQSLDGNPNPSDQNVAGVTEPNNGGASTLTDNSYLKSDNENLYKELQQLLSGESSLDEVKLKLRRYYSLCEQMAVEKTRSVTDDATVDEQQDGEEQKSLKKSLDDLRVERELLSQEIENVMNQRKEELESVKTDSAKEINRLRLLLQNLKDGDGNLNELRAELEARHAKEMEELRTYFERKCLQMEKQYSEEVFSQQSKRISDNDSETEELTDDLYFGGAGDCLNVSNSRAATPGAIEESLKSKILDVENQACLEPEYDNNIQALRQELEHKVNEVQSINADYTRAVEEKELYKCQLRDLEAKLERIATLSTIHQYCQTEWEALEIGELSSLRDSYNHQLEEQIALARQDIVNALQEQFQALLSVEADKEDNWPAELLELRDKFTSNAKQEIQELKKMHNAELARLKDEHDCIVARMLEQHQKEIATVQGNTSHMDNNQEIDYIGALESNITEERDNLRRTCVTLKNLIGELVNYFAVCEEEVNNTLINEVLKRQSIESILSNEENLKKDDNAILSETRHKDASNQSVKRVHFAPQFSKIISIVNSDNKTLQSLVDEDVDEILKKELKACLKRLKSESNQILNLSLLAGEDKNASPSKEILLANKINEELSVKLNHAETLIMGYQEEVEQLKLHIIELQWKLINAENKKEVITEGYGESDLSRGDNALQDLLQVQEKARHVLSNGGGDTSYLLQLIEELCRQNDKLMDDVRKEREDLQQQVPLEPTPTPYIHRVCCKKIEAADKKLRATCRFLDDQASEREMEREEAAKQIRFLQEQLKEREREKERDMRISSEQSELSSETTDIPELQSTDINAAVEALESQMREMSSLMSDTEAKKSEKESELKAAIDKIRLLRDIITDLEQQLQVKAEREESLQLQISQLETVVIAQTKNQQELVQELDAIKSGSESRHLNEQINHLQEELSKHKLSSEHFNGNSSVLKQMKAELHEMQNQLDKRIRELESAHMCGSNLSLSQPSEDVSIREQIDATRCLTPDDPSAPPMLPLNQVLKLKDKMLKHARAEDVAFKRIKDLEMQLTTMKNQNEELLAEQEILQQTASEQLYQIEAMRGRLEQHKQSAPFAQKQATSRLELQLHEATAKYHSLEQTITNREMELKELRAQLERATQLLTEKETEMENLVQSENDTLQKLKDQLKLVQDQLKLVQEEKKTLQIKLGTQEHTQQELPQLIDTILADKNEEIDHLKEQLSKKEKQLNVYSSLALDDTQLKELTRQAEAKNSARTLSDILSIHSECEELPEAIRAINVTHATSHISSFKIPASRNTLNTNSFNPMEASLPDTEKMSTHVPPLDLDSHTHSFSNDVRHPEIELQNTEGESKLSSPKNNDSEDSQQAEELLNEKLKEIENLSNQLQILQQELEIKSDLLSKYEVELASLQKQYQNLQDESKEAMENLVRDKNFYKGQYELAQASESKIKKDLEEVENILKLKVDELEDHKGRMQVNERIITELNTENTKLKKEMEKDRTKRNNSLQERTQELETFKELILEKDIALETLKTRNIEIENENKQLYDFKTIVHAREREIAELQDKILRLTDGLNSRDQIIRKLEEMAKRSEAQSDVSSPSSHSNKDEEIQHLQEFLKEKDKVIRQMSDDSKSLQRALETIQNKMKESGNIVELRKKLKEERRWNTELKNMVQILQKELEQTETSTQQDDSDIEDMVQRELNLSARLDQQILEVIKDDTEQAVAGASGDHQRSLNDVRRDNEMLKRLKDNLEIEQDIMKHQIAEYEERILQLKADLTEETKKVVKLDKELVSEKNVTKFLRLQIDEHRRSTEMGQVQDTELIEFLQTKLKTTLENEEKLRNDLFLMGQHQIVLESQLTSMKKLIEAENASRNMQMFTATARDGPDSTISDGKTRRTSGNLEESRENNAELRENIRRLEVEMSKYEKRLEIATEERENLIKSLALVNRQKDISETNLQRTMEELKAREDRCDYLQKQLRMLTEIESKKQEQRDAELHEMKGLRKEINVAREAKINLEADIKPTKKELKDSLDRELKLAQTVESLKEREAELNSRLAYSREKERKLKDLIEELQPNSKSFAIEVEEDVRNKLPSTTDVPAKNFVRKIKELNEVIEKYAADKNNLQDKLCKMKVDRTLLTQRVKLLEGEMKRLKGTQASNQQTVPAEKLQTFYGKYLRSESRRKSLAYQKKYLLCIVGSYQYCENNTLYMLAQLTQSERTHTRLSRDKKVRLRIVTLVIISIHRMKWLIRRWRTGKRVGANVIMGGIDQLFELSPIKTAASNHSPPVRDRATHGSSGRSGLIEQYYQQVKHFQETVDLAMLESGTSHIITE, via the exons ATGAGTGCGGTACAGGATGAGGACGAGCGCAGAAGACGCTCGCTGGAGGCTGGCAGAGAACTG CTGGAGAAGTACAAGGCAAGGCGGTCCACCAAGGGCAAGGGCACATGTATGGACCAAAGTGTGGAACAGTCGGACGACGAATCGTTGCACAATGAAAAGGCCATGTCACATAAGGAATCTGTG GCCAATGAAGGTATATCTTCACGAGACATAACGCACAGCAGCGTCAGCATAAGCGAGGGAGAAGCTGATGCTGACTTGGATGGACTGGCTGGACGAGTTGCGGAATTGGAGGAGTTGTTGCAAGGCAAGGAAGCCATAGTCGGAGCTTTAAATGCAGAAATCGATCATTTGCGAGCCGAAGCGTCCTCGCCAAATTCATCGCAGAGCCATAATAGCAGTACACATGGAAGGGAGGTTATATCATTGTATCATATAAAA TTGCAGGAATTTGAGAGAGCAGTAAATCAACGCGACAATCTAATAGAACATTTAACAGCCTCTTTGGAGCAAGCGCTATCCGCACGTGACACTGTCACGGCGCAACTCAATGCCTTGAACTTGGTGCAGTTAAACAATCCTGTGATAAATAACGTGAACTTGCAGCAAAAG ATCGACGTTTTAGAGACGACGATGAGCGATCAAAAAGCATTGATTTGTCGGTTGAACGCGCAGTTGACAGATATTCGTAAACACGTACAAACGTTGGAGATGGAAAGGGAAACGCGGAACGCGGAAATCAACGATTACAAGATGCAAATTGATAATTTGAATGAGCAGATACGCTTCGGTGCTGCAGAGAAGAACTTGAACATCGACGAAACTTTAGAGCAGCAGAAGCAGTATGAAGCACGCGTTGACAAAATCAAACAAGATATGCAACACATTTTAAACAAGTTCACCACTGTGACAAACGCTAATGCAATGCGTCATCAGCACGAATTAAAG GATCTAACTTTCAAAAACGAGGCAGAGATAGCAAACATCAAAACAAAACACGAAGAATGCACGAAGGTGCTGAAGGACGAAAACAAAACGTTAGCCGATCGGTTGAATAAAGAATTGCCGGACTTGGAGAGCAGGCACGCCAAAGAACTGTCCGTCTTTCAGACGCAGTTAGCCTACTACAAGGAAACCGTCGAGACGTTGAAAGTGGAGCTAACGAGTCACGCCGACGCGCAAAGGATCGCTCAATCGGAAGTGCAGCTGTACAAATCGAAGTTCGACGAGGTAAGATTGGAGGCGGAGAACGAGCGGCGCATGCAAAGTCTGCACTTCcaacgagagaaagaactGCTGAACGAGCAAATCAAACTGCACAAGATTCAGCTGGAGGAGATCACGTCGAAGCACATCGCGACTATGAGCATTCTCGAATCGAAGGAGAGCATCGAGCGTTCGCTGGATCAGGCCCTAACGAACGCCGCTTCCCTGCGGCAGCAGAACGACGCGCTGAAATTCAAGCTGGACGACCTGTCGTCCAGATATTCTACAGCACAATCGATACTCGAGAACAGCCAGTTGTACGACCAGGCCTCGAGCGGCAGAATACACGAATTGGAAAGATCGTCATCGCGGTTTGACGCTACGAGCATGAGCACGAACAGCGAGCTGGCCGAAACCATGTACAAAACGTTCGACGAGGAGGTCATTCAGCATCAGATGATGAAGCGGGAACTTGACGAGAAAACAGAGTTAGAAAAGCTGCTGGTTGACAGGATCCACGCAATCGAGGAGGATTTGCTCAAGGCGAGGGACGAGTTGGAAGAGAGCAATCTCGCGAAGGAGGCCTACGAGAAGCAACTGAAAGACATGAAGAACACGTGCGACAAGCTGCAGCAGGAAGTCAATTCGTTGCGCGAGCCAAGTTGCGCGACGCCTCGCGACGCTTCCGCTCGGGAATACCCGGACGATGCTTCGGCGAACGACGAGGGTGACTTGGCGCAACGGCTGAAGGATCACCAGGAAATCGAAAGCCTGAAATTACTGGtagaggagaaagaaacggaaaacGCGAGCCTCAAGAAAGATCTGACGGAAATGACGGAGAAGGCGAGGAGGCTGGAAACGAACTGCAACCAGTTGAAAGACGGCCTGGCCCAGGCATGGGCTCAGTGCGCCGAGttcgaagaaaaattaaatcagaCTCTAGAAATGAGCGATAACAGCAAAGTTAATGCCTCGTATCTGAACAGCACATCATCCAACGTGCATCCTAAAACCAACCAGAGTTTGGACGGGAATCCAAATCCGTCGGATCAAAATGTAGCGGGAGTTACAGAGCCGAATAACGGCGGTGCCAGCACATTGACAGATAACAGTTACCTAAAAAGCGATAATGAGAATTTGTACAAAGAGCTGCAACAGCTTCTGTCTGGCGAGTCTAGCTTGGACGAAGTTAAGCTGAAATTACGTCGTTATTACTCGCTGTGTGAACAAATGGCTGTAGAGAAGACGCGATCTGTGACGGACGACGCCACTGTGGACGAGCAACAGGATGGCGAGGAACAAAAGTCCTTAAAAAAATCCTTGGATGACTTACGGGTGGAGAGAGAGTTACTGAGCCAGGAAATCGAGAATGTGATGAATCAGCGCAAGGAAGAACTGGAATCTGTGAAGACTGACTCCGCGAAAGAGATCAACAGATTGCGTTTGCTATTGCAGAACCTCAAG GATGGCGATGGAAATTTAAACGAACTCCGAGCCGAACTCGAGGCGCGTCATGCCAAGGAAATGGAGGAGCTGAGAACGTACTTCGAACGGAAGTGTTTGCAGATGGAAAAGCAATATTCCGAGGAAGTCTTCAGTCAGCAATCAAAACGGATCTCTGACAACGACAGCGAGACCGAAGAGTTGACCGATGATCTATATTTCGGTGGTGCTGGTGATTGCTTGAACGTATCCAATTCCCGCGCGGCAACACCTGGCGCCATCGAGGAATCGCTGAAGAGCAAAATCCTGGATGTCGAGAATCAGGCGTGCCTCGAGCCGGAATACGATAACAATATCCAGGCGTTGCGACAGGAATTGGAACACAAAGTGAACGAGGTTCAAAGCATTAATGCCGATTATACAAGAGCAGTTGAAGAGAAAGAATTGTACAAATGTCAACTTCGCGATCTTGAGGCGAAGCTGGAACGCATAGCGACTCTTTCTACTATTCATCAG TATTGTCAGACAGAATGGGAAGCATTGGAAATCGGTGAATTGTCGAGTCTGCGTGACTCGTATAATCATCAATTGGAAGAGCAAATCGCGCTAGCTAGACAGGACATTGTCAACGCTCTTCAAGAACAATTTCAG GCACTTTTATCGGTGGAAGCGGACAAAGAAGACAATTGGCCTGCCGAATTGTTAGAATTGCGAGATAAATTTACGTCTAATGCCAAGCAAGAAATCCAGGAATTGAAAAAGATGCATAACGCTGAATTGGCTCGCCTGAAAGATGAACACGATTGCATCGTGGCGCGAATGCTTGAGCAACATCAGAAGGAAATCGCCACTGTTCAAGGGAACACTTCGCATATGGATAATAATCAAGAAATTGATTATATTGGAGCATTAGAAAGTAACATTACGGAGGAAAG GGATAATCTGCGGAGGACATGCGTGACTTTGAAGAATCTGATTGGCGAGTTAGTGAATTACTTTGCTGTCTGTGAGGAAGAAGTTAACAACACTTTGATCAACGAGGTTCTAAAAAGGCAGTCAATAGAGTCCATCTTAAGCAATGAAGAAAATCTAAAGAAGGACGATAACGCCATTTTATCCGAGACGCGACACAAGGACGCGTCCAATCAGTCAGTTAAGAGAGTGCACTTTGCTCCGCAGTTCAGCAAGATAATCTCTATCGTTAACAGCGACAACAAGACGCTGCAGAGTTTGGTTGATGAAGATGTAGACGAGATACTGAAGAAGGAACTGAAGGCTTGCCTGAAGCGTCTGAAATCGGAAAGCAATCAAATTCTCAATCTCTCGCTATTGGCTGGCGAAGACAAAAATGCATCACCGTCAAAGGAGATTCTTTTAGCAAATAAGATCAATGAAGAGCTTTCCGTGAAACTGAATCATGCCGAAACTTTGATAATGGGTTATCAAGAGGAAGTGGAACAGTTGAAGTTGCACATCATAGAGCTCcaatggaaattaattaacgcggaGAACAAAAAGGAAGTTATTACGGAAGGATATGGCGAGAGTGATCTTTCTAGGGGCGACAATGCGCTGCAAGATCTTTTGCAGGTGCAAGAAAAAG cCAGGCACGTGTTATCAAATGGAGGTGGTGATACGTCTTATTTACTGCAATTAATAGAGGAGCTGTGCAGGCAGAACGATAAACTAATGGACGACGTCAGAAAGGAGAGGGAGGACTTGCAACAACAG GTGCCTTTAGAACCTACTCCTACCCCATACATTCACAGGGTTTGCTGCAAAAAG ATTGAAGCGGCGGACAAGAAGTTGCGAGCGACATGCCGATTTTTGGACGATCAAGCGAGCGAACGCGAAATGGAGCGAGAAGAAGCTGCGAAACAAATTCGCTTCTTGCAGGAGCAGTTGAAGgaacgcgagcgcgagaaagagagagatatgcgTATCAGTTCTGAG CAGTCTGAGCTATCATCTGAAACAACAGACATCCCTGAGCTTCAGTCGACTGACATCAATGCAGCT GTGGAGGCTCTCGAGTCTCAGATGCGAGAGATGTCGTCGTTGATGTCCGACACGGAGGCGAAGAAGTCGGAGAAGGAGAGCGAGCTGAAGGCTGCGATAGACAAGATACGGCTCTTGCGCGATATTATTACTGATCTGGAGCAACAACTGCAAGTCAAGGCCGAAAGGGAGGAATCCCTGCAACTGCAGATCAGTCAACTCGAGACCGTAGTAATTGCGCAAACGAAGAACCAGCAGGAATTGGTTCAGGAGTTGGACGCTATCAAATCCGGCAGTGAGAGCAGGCATCTGAACGAGCAAATTAATCATTTGCAG GAGGAACTTAGCAAACATAAATTAAGCTCAGAGCACTTCAACGGCAATTCGTCCGTGCTGAAGCAGATGAAGGCGGAACTTCACGAGATGCAAAATCAACTGGACAAGAGAATTCGAGAGCTGGAGTCGGCGCACATGTGTGGTTCGAATCTGAGCCTGAGTCAGCCGAGTGAGGACGTCTCGATCAGGGAACAGATTGACGCGACAAGGTGCCTGACCCCGGATGATCCCTCCGCACCACCGATGTTGCCGCTGAATCAAGTGCTCAAGCTGAAGGACAAGATGCtgaaacacgcgcgcgcggaggacGTCGCCTTCAAGAGAATCAAAGATCTGGAGATGCAACTGACCACGATGAAGAATCAGAACGAGGAGCTGTTAGCGGAACAGGAGATCCTTCAACAGACGGCATCCGAGCAATTGTATCAGATTGAAGCGATGCGCGGCCGCTTGGAGCAGCACAAACAGAGCGCCCCGTTTGCTCAGAAACAAGCAACGTCTCGGCTGGAATTGCAATTGCATGAGGCTACTGCGAAGTATCATTCTCTAGAGCAAACCATTACCAACAGGGAGATGGAGCTGAAAGAGCTGAGAGCCCAGCTTGAGCGGGCTACTCAGTTGCTGACGGAAAAGGAAACGGAAATGGAGAATCTCGTACAGTCCGAGAACGACACGCTGCAGAAGCTGAAAGATCAGCTGAAGCTCGTCCAAGATCAGCTGAAGCTCGTTCaggaggaaaagaaaacgCTACAAATAAAGCTGGGAACGCAGGAGCATACCCAGCAAGAGCTGCCACAACTGATCGATACTATATTGGCCGACAAGAATGAGGAAATCGATCATCTGAAGGAGCAACTAtccaaaaaagagaaacagctGAACGTCTATTCATCGCTCGCTTTGGACGACACGCAACTGAAGGAGCTGACGAGACAGGCGGAGGCCAAGAACAGCGCGCGTACCCTGAGCGACATTCTCTCCATTCATTCAGAATGCGAGGAACTGCCTGAAGCTATACGAGCGATCAACGTGACGCACGCGACGTCGCACATCTCCAGCTTCAAAATTCCTGCGTCAAGGAACACGTTAAA cacaaacagttttAATCCAATGGAAGCGTCTTTGCCCGATACCGAAAAGATGAGTACGCATGTGCCGCCGTTAGATCTGGATTCCCACACGCACAGTTTCAGTAATGATGTCCGCCATCCGGAGATAGAGCTGCAGAACACTGAAGGCGAATCCAAATTATCGTCGCCCAAGAACAACGATAGCGAAG aTTCTCAACAAGCCGAAGAATTACTCAATGAGAAACTGAAGGAGATTGAAAATCTGTCGAATCAACTACAAATTCTGCAACAAGAATTGGAGATAAAATCCGATCTTTTGAGCAAGTATGAGGTGGAGTTGGCCTCCTTACAGAAGCAGTATCAGAACTTGCAGGATGAATCCAAGGAAGCCATGGAGAACTTGGTGCGAGACAAGAATTTCTACAAGGGTCAGTACGAGCTGGCCCAGGCTTCGgaaagcaaaataaaaaaagatttagagGAAGTGGAGAATATTCTCAAACTGAAGGTAGACGAGCTTGAGGATCACAAAGGCAGAATGCAAGTGAACGAGAGGATCATCACCGAGTTAAACACGGAGAACACGAAGCTGAAAAAGGAGATGGAGAAGGATCGGACGAAGAGGAACAACTCCCTGCAGGAGAGGACGCAGGAGTTGGAGACGTTTAAGGAACTTATCCTGGAGAAGGACATCGCATTGGAGACCCTGAAGACACGCAACATCGAGATCGAGAATGAAAACAAGCAGTTGTACGACTTCAAGACAATAGTTCATGCACGCGAGCGTGAAATTGCCGAGCTGCAGGATAAGATTCTGCGGCTGACGGACGGTCTGAACAGTCGTGACCAGATAATCCGTAAGCTAGAGGAAATGGCAAAGCGGAGCGAGGCACAGTCGGACGTGTCGTCGCCGTCGAGCCACAGTAACAAGGACGAAGAGATCCAGCATCTGCAGGAATTCCTGAAGGAGAAGGACAAGGTTATCAGGCAGATGAGCGATGACAGCAAGAGCCTGCAACGTGCGCTGGAGACGATTCAAAACAAGATGAAAGAGTCGGGCAACATCGTGGAGCTGAGAAAAAAGTTAAAGGAGGAGCGCAGGTGGAACACGGAACTGAAGAATATGGTGCAGATACTGCAAAAGGAATTGGAACAGACGGAAACCTCCACGCAGCAAGACGACAGCGACATCGAGGATATGGTCCAGCGAGAACTCAATCTCTCCGCGCGATTAGATCAGCAAATTCTGGAGGTGATCAAAGATGATACCGAACAGGCCGTGGCGGGAGCGTCGGGAGACCATCAGCGTTCGTTGAACGACGTCCGTCGAGACAACGAGATGCTGAAGAGGCTGAAGGATAATCTGGAAATCGAGCAAGACATCATGAAACACCAGATCGCCGAGTACGAAGAACGTATTCTGCAACTGAAGGCTGATTTGACGGAGGAGACGAAAAAAGTAGTCAAACTTGACAAAGAACTTGTGTCTGAGAAGAATGTAACGAAATTCCTGAGACTGCAGATAGACGAGCATCGTCGGTCAACAGAAATGGGGCAAGTCCAGGACACTGAACTAATCGAATTCCTACAGACGAAACTGAAGACGACACTGGAGAACGAAGAAAAGCTTCGCAATGATCTATTCTTGATGGGACAACACCAGATCGTGTTAGAATCGCAGTTGACGtccatgaaaaaattaatagaagcCGAGAATGCAAGCAGAAACATGCAAATGTTTACGGCAACCGCGCGTGATGGACCGGATAGTACGATATCGGATGGTAAGACACGGAG GACGAGTGGAAATCTTGAGGAAAGTCGCGAGAATAATGCCGAACTGCGGGAGAACATAAGGCGATTGGAGGTTGAAATGAGCAAATACGAGAAGCGGCTGGAAATTGCGACGGAGGAACGAGAGAATTTGATCAAGAGTCTAGCGTTAGTCAACAGACAGAAGGATATCTCGGAGACGAATTTGCAAAGAACCATGGAGGAATTAAAGGCGCGAGAAGACAGATGCGACTATCTGCAGAAACAGCTGAGAATGTTGACCGAAATTGAGAGTAAAAAACAGGAGCAACGTGACGCTGAACTGCACGAGATGAAAGGATTACGCAAGGAGATCAACGTCGCCCGAGAAGCAAAGATAAATCTGGAGGCCGACATAAAGCCCACGAAAAAAGAACTGAAGGATTCGTTAGACCGAGAACTGAAACTCGCACAGACGGTGGAATCCCTGAAGGAGCGAGAGGCGGAACTCAATTCACGACTGGCGTactcgagagaaaaagagagaaaactgAAAGATTTAATTGAGGAACTGCAGCCGAATTCGAAGTCCTTCGCCATCGAAGTAGAGGAAGACGTGAGGAACAAACTGCCGAGTACCACGGATGTCCCGGCGAAAAATTTCGTGCGAAAAATCAAAGAGCTAAATGAAGTGATCGAGAAATATGCTGCTGATAAGAATAATCTCCAAGATAAGCTTTGCAAGATGAAGGTAGATCGGACATTGTTGACGCAACGTGTGAAATTGCTCGAAGGAGAGATGAAGAGATTGAAAGGCACGCAGGCCTCAAACCAGCAGACAGTTCCTGCCGAGAAG CTACAAACATTCTACGGCAAATATCTACGATCGGAGAGTAGACGGAAATCATTGGCGTACCAGAAGAAGTATTTACTGTGCATTGTCGGTAGTTACCAATATTGTGAGAACAACACGTTGTACATGCTTGCGCAATTGACTCAGAGTGAACGAACGCACACACGATTATCGCGCGACAAGAAGGTGCGCTTGCGAATCGTCACTTTGGTGATAATCAGTATTCACAGGATGAAGTGGTTGATTCGCCGTTGGCGAACAGGAAAACGCGTGGGCGCCAACGTTATCATGGGCGGTATCGATCAACTGTTCGAATTGTCGCCTATCAAAACGGCGGCATCGAATCATTCTCCACCTGTGAGAGACAGAGCAACGCA tgGAAGTAGTGGGCGAAGCGGTTTGATCGAACAGTATTATCAGCAAGTAAAACATTTTCAAGAGACAGTCGACTTAGCCATGTTGGAGTCCGGAACTAGTCATATTATCACAGAAtaa